A genomic window from Longimicrobium sp. includes:
- a CDS encoding O-antigen ligase family protein has protein sequence MDAGQVDPREATARRVSAAMLGVGVALVPATQLRFWGPVGPGELLLLAWCASSAVAALRKPPPAIALAIRPFLLFWACSLPVLLAGWMSGWGLGRASPGAGRDFLAYVLVAAIVACLASKPWAVDELRSAGWIAIVACTLVLFPLLLYGAFATYLGPLRLWRLGRFLGWSTNPNQLTLGVILTPFLALHGLMRYRGARERWGLAALACCSVVVGLASQSDALFLAWGAGAAVFAVHSWVLALRGGSRRVRTLLVVAPLLAAVLVIVDGRVVERVTRGVAEIRAAQEPGAERNALWATAIGEAAASPVVGLGPGGHARILSGRWTGHRAEAHNILIDWGSATGLLGTILLCALLLHVAYRALREPPYFAALAALLVFGMAHHYLRHPTVWIYLLLIAVAGQRQAHTEPQRN, from the coding sequence ATGGATGCCGGACAGGTGGACCCCCGGGAGGCGACGGCGCGCCGCGTCTCCGCCGCCATGCTGGGGGTGGGCGTGGCGCTGGTGCCGGCTACCCAGCTCCGGTTCTGGGGTCCCGTGGGTCCGGGAGAGCTGCTCCTCCTGGCGTGGTGCGCGTCGTCCGCGGTGGCGGCGCTCAGGAAGCCCCCCCCGGCGATCGCGCTCGCCATCCGGCCCTTTCTGCTCTTCTGGGCCTGCTCGCTCCCCGTGCTGCTCGCCGGGTGGATGTCGGGTTGGGGCCTGGGCCGCGCCTCCCCGGGCGCGGGGCGCGACTTCCTGGCCTACGTGCTGGTGGCGGCCATCGTCGCGTGTCTGGCGTCGAAGCCCTGGGCTGTGGACGAGCTCCGGAGCGCCGGGTGGATCGCGATCGTGGCGTGTACCCTCGTCCTGTTCCCGCTTCTGCTGTACGGCGCATTCGCCACCTATCTGGGCCCGCTGAGGCTGTGGCGCCTGGGACGCTTCCTGGGATGGAGCACGAATCCGAACCAGCTCACCCTCGGGGTGATCCTGACGCCCTTTCTCGCCCTGCACGGCCTCATGCGGTACCGCGGCGCGCGGGAGCGGTGGGGTCTAGCGGCGCTGGCGTGCTGCAGCGTGGTCGTGGGGCTGGCGAGCCAGAGCGACGCACTCTTTCTGGCGTGGGGCGCGGGTGCGGCGGTGTTCGCTGTGCACTCGTGGGTCCTTGCCCTGCGCGGCGGATCCCGCCGTGTCAGGACGCTTCTCGTCGTCGCTCCGCTGCTCGCCGCGGTGCTGGTGATCGTGGACGGGCGCGTCGTGGAACGGGTGACGCGGGGCGTGGCCGAGATCCGCGCCGCCCAGGAACCGGGAGCCGAGCGGAACGCCCTCTGGGCGACGGCCATCGGCGAGGCGGCGGCCTCTCCCGTAGTTGGGCTCGGCCCCGGGGGGCACGCCCGCATCCTGAGCGGGCGGTGGACCGGGCACCGTGCGGAGGCGCACAACATCTTGATCGATTGGGGAAGCGCCACCGGACTCCTGGGAACGATCCTCCTGTGCGCGCTCCTCCTCCACGTGGCGTATCGGGCTCTCCGCGAGCCTCCGTACTTCGCCGCGCTGGCCGCGCTCCTGGTGTTC